Proteins encoded together in one Phaeodactylum tricornutum CCAP 1055/1 chromosome 25, whole genome shotgun sequence window:
- the HSP70G gene encoding protein heat shock protein (putative Hsp70 precursor Endoplasmic Reticulum localized, contains N-terminal signal sequence and C-terminal ER retention motif), with protein MRLHSHRAVVAAASFCLWTCLASFSGTVEGRAILGVDLGSLYMKVALVQSGSPLEIVTNLHAKRKTEQMILFDQQQRFYGADASALLARKSTKTPSAMSVLLGRDEQHPTVRVLAERHYPVRPVYNETRAGVTLTVDGVEFTPEELVAMVLSHAVDISVAYATEQGSTIAPPKDVMLTVPSYATQPERQALLDAAGLAELNVLGLIDENTASALHYAMDKSFETPQLIIFYNMGASALQVSLIRFFNYEQPQKFGKPKTVPALEVLGKSWDATLGGQAFDQIVVEYLADEFNKAWHASTGKTEQDVRSFPRAMIKLRLQANKVKHVLSANSEIPVYMEAVHDDVALSTTMTREQLELLASSLWARAIQPVTDVLQQANVTLEELTILELLGGGMRVPRIQTELIENGLGGNAALLGKHINSDESMALGAAFAGANISTAFRVRQVGMTDLNPFALSVTLTNLPDGDDTASEASNDEWSKKATIFKAFGKVGVKKTIAFTHDTDVHCALDYDTDGEASVLPAGSQTALERYRISGVAAFAKEMADKGLGKPKLSLQFELSASGITALVKAEAAVEETYTVEEEVEVEDDGVTNTTEDESEEEKKNDTEADGENKTDDSHEVKKEKKTIKVQKTLFGLRQRRPAFVVKEKKRLHKKELTVDTYHVGRVTPYSAELLAASKAKLLEMARNDKERMMLEEAKNRVESYIYYIKNKLTDDEEEIGTVSTKEQREECQKAAEAAEEWLYDDGYSADLATMEDKYAELSAPFEKIMLRVKETAARPEAVKVLEKKLEEVEALIKKWETSMPQVTEEERTKVLDQVEEVRKWITKVEGMQAKKKPHDEPAFVSADVPLQAKDLELMVVRLSKKPKPKPPKKKKDDKKPGNSTDAMEDTEDPAAVNKTEANSSESAENKSEAEGAQSNETLPEPTSGDAGMDEEL; from the exons ATGAGACTGCACAGTCACCGTGCcgtcgtggcggcggcaTCCTTCTGCCTGTGGACTTGCTTGGCCTCGTTCTCGGGAACGGTGGAAGGTCGTGCCATTCTCGGTGTCGACTTGGGCTCACTCTACATGAAAGTGGCACTCGTACAGTCGGGGAGTCCGTTGGAAATCGTTACCAATTTACACGCCAAGCGCAAGACGGAACAAATGATTCTATTTGATCAACAACAACGCTTTTACGGGGCCGACGCATCCGCACTCTTGGCTCGCAAGTCCACCAAAACACCCTCCGCAATGTCCGTACTGCTCGGACGAGACGAGCAACATCCCACCGTGCGA GTCCTTGCGGAACGTCACTACCCCGTCCGTCCCGTCTACAACGAAACCCGTGCGGGAGTGACCCTCACCGTGGACGGTGTGGAGTTCACACCGGAAGAGCTCGTCGCCATGGTACTCAGTCACGCCGTCGATATATCCGTCGCTTACGCCACAGAACAAGGATCCACCATTGCCCCACCCAAGGATGTCATGCTGACCGTTCCCTCCTACGCCACACAACCGGAACGGCAGGCTTTGTTGGATGCGGCGGGACTCGCCGAACTCAACGTACTCGGACTCATTGACGAGAATACCGCTTCTGCCCTCCACTACGCCATGGACAAGTCCTTTGAAACACCGCAGCTTATCATCTTCTACAACATGGGCGCATCCGCACTCCAGGTTTCACTCATTCGTTTCTTCAACTACGAACAACCGCAAAAGTTCGGTAAGCCCAAAACGGTACCCGCTCTGGAAGTGCTCGGGAAATCTTGGGACGCCACCTTGGGTGGACAGGCCTTTGATCAAATCGTAGTGGAATACCTAGCGGACGAATTTAACAAGGCCTGGCACGCCTCCACCGGAAAGACCGAGCAGGACGTCCGGAGCTTCCCCCGTGCCATGATTAAGTTGCGTCTCCAGGCCAACAAGGTCAAGCACGTCCTGTCCGCCAATTCCGAAATCCCCGTCTACATGGAAGCCGTTCACGACGACGTTGCCCTCTCGACCACCATGACCCGGGAACAACTCGAATTACTCGCCTCCTCGCTCTGGGCACGAGCCATTCAACCCGTCACGGACGTCCTCCAGCAAGCCAATGTGACGTTGGAGGAGTTGACCATATTGGAATTGCTCGGTGGAGGTATGCGGGTACCGCGGATACAGACGGAACTGATCGAAAACGGACTCGGCGGCAACGCCGCCCTGTTGGGCAAACACATCAATTCCGACGAATCCATGGCCTTGGGtgccgcctttgccggagCCAACATTTCCACCGCCTTTCGAGTCCGTCAGGTTGGCATGACTGATCTTAACCCGTTTGCCTTGTCCGTAACTTTGACCAATCTCCCGGACGGCGACGACACCGCATCGGAGGCTTCCAATGACGAATGGAGTAAGAAAGCGACCATTTTTAAAGCGTTTGGCAAAGTGGGTGTTAAGAAAACTATCGCCTTTACGCACGATACCGATGTTCACTGCGCCTTGGACTACGATACAGATGGCGAAGCGAGCGTGTTGCCGGCAGGATCACAGACGGCTCTAGAACGGTACAGGATATCGGGCGTAGCCGCCTTTGCGAAGGAAATGGCCGACAAGGGTCTGGGTAAACCCAAACTTTCCTTGCAGTTTGAATTGAGTGCTTCCGGTATCACTGCCCTCGTGAAAGCCGAAGCTGCAGTGGAAGAAACCTACACTGTCGAAGAGGAAGTCGAAGTCGAAGACGATGGCGTCACCAACACGACCGAGGACGAGagcgaagaagaaaagaagaacgaTACCGAAGCTGATGGCGAAAACAAAACGGACGATTCGCATGAGGTGAAAAAGGAGAAGAAAACAATAAAGGTGCAAAAG ACGTTGTTTGGCTTACGCCAACGCCGACCTGCTTTTGTCgtaaaggaaaagaaacgcCTGCACAAGAAGGAGCTCACGGTGGATACGTATCATGTTGGTCGCGTAACTCCATATTCCGCGGAGCTGCTGGCAGCATCGAAGGCGAAGCTCCTCGAGATGGCTCGAAACGACAAAGAACGCATGATgttggaagaagcgaaaaaCCGCGTCGAATCGTACATTTACTACATCAAGAATAAACTCaccgacgatgaagaggaaaTCGGCACGGTGTCAACCAAGGAGCAACGAGAAGAGTGCCAAAAAGCGGCCGAAGCGGCTGAAGAATGGTTGTACGACGACGGCTACTCAGCGGACCTGGCTACAATGGAGGACAAGTATGCCGAATTGTCGGCACCCTTCGAAAAAATCATGCTCCGTGTGAAAGAGACTGCCGCTCGTCCGGAAGCCGTAAAGGTACtggagaagaaattggaGGAGGTTGAAGCTCTCATCAAGAAGTGGGAGACTTCCATGCCGCAGGTAACAGAGGAGGAGCGAACGAAAGTCTTGGATCAGGTGGAGGAGGTTCGCAAGTGGATTACCAAGGTCGAAGGCATGCAAGCCAAGAAGAAGCCTCATGACGAACCAGCTTTTGTGAGTGCGGACGTACCGTTGCAAGCAAAGGACTTGGAACTCATGGTAGTTCGACTAAGCAAGAAACCCAAGCCCAAGCCACccaaaaaaaagaaagatgaCAAGAAGCCTGGTAACTCGACAGACGCTATGGAGGACACTGAGGATCCGGCCGCGGTGAACAAAACCGAAGCCAATTCGAGCGAAAGCGCTGAAAACAAGAGCGAAGCCGAAGGGGCGCAGAGCAACGAAACACTTCCGGAACCCACGAGTGGCGACGCGGGCATGGATGAAGAGCTGTAG
- a CDS encoding predicted protein: MHREFVRAVQSPTRCFSVSSSTVDLHKVALCAPRILTSYYYPTTDYSYINMNLKVATLTLVAGSAVAFTTPNQGRPDTSLFKYRPTTASWKSGGGYGGNSWSTPAPVGGTGSLGTGYNPGAAAPASNGYGSSNDAYTQQSNAAYSQQAVDPYTQQSNMYAAANNNNNNNSYGASSYTPAPSNPPPAYNSMPGAVSSSSGPAKNYAPTKWSPRGGSSAGFGGNSFGATNTGAMGTGYNPAAAAPISDSYSAPQQTQSSSNAYGNLAAEWGSMNVGNPSAAF; encoded by the coding sequence ATGCACCGAGAATTTGTACGTGCCGTACAATCCCCCACTCGCTGCTTctcggtgtcgtcgtcaactGTAGACCTACACAAAGTTGCCCTTTGTGCACCTCGTATTCTCACCTCTTATTATTACCCAACTACCGATTACTCTTACATTAACATGAATCTCAAAGTTGCCACACTCACACTCGTTGCCGGATCTGCCGTTGCATTCACGACCCCTAACCAAGGCCGTCCCGATACTTCCTTGTTCAAGTACCGTCCCACGACGGCGTCCTGGAAGTCTGGCGGTGGCTACGGCGGAAACTCCTGGAGTACTCCTGCTCCCGTCGGAGGAACTGGTTCTTTGGGAACCGGATACAATCCGGGTGCGGCTGCCCCGGCTTCCAACGGATACGGAAGCTCCAACGACGCTTACACGCAACAGTCCAACGCTGCCTACTCGCAACAGGCCGTCGACCCTTACACGCAACAGTCCAACATGTACGCtgccgccaacaacaataacaacaacaactcgtACGGAGCTTCTTCGTACACGCCCGCCCCCAGCAACCCGCCACCGGCCTACAATTCCATGCCGGGAGCAGTTAGCAGTAGCTCGGGCCCTGCCAAGAACTACGCACCCACCAAGTGGTCTCCGCGTGGTGGATCCTCGGCGGGATTTGGCGGAAATTCTTTCGGAGCCACCAACACTGGAGCCATGGGCACTGGTTACAATCCGGCTGCGGCCGCCCCGATCAGCGACAGCTACAGTGCACCTCAACAAACCCAGTCCAGTTCGAACGCCTACGGAAACTTGGCCGCCGAGTGGGGTAGCATGAACGTCGGAAACCCGAGTGCTGCTTTCTAA
- a CDS encoding predicted protein yields MSECGGGKVLPAKDPSLVVRRRTRPSAQNGWRKVLVSVGVAGGVFADTNAAWILPFVKPRYGIYRQQCDSFPRWQMVTSHTEKTRFREPANPKTQFLESLGSLDTLNPASPGQTSLLDLLVDSQGNVDDRENGDIEDDDTLTVRSVVHPGRWESMIVVAPGTWKVVYAPHMTNFIQPFLGLERLDVSYLLTEDGTIVSHAVFTGPVIASGASWWTWLTRSGQSDPPTEPSASVALSVSGTFGSVSNTTCRVDFDQAWVTFLSNCGKDGVPANTIDADTSFSSAAPVSSSASRNQPVASIVQVPDSWSKRLVTTLGRAAFVPQVSVFPVAFLDDNLIVFDFELLGTRICARKQ; encoded by the coding sequence ATGTCCGAGTGCGGCGGTGGAAAAGTTTTGCCTGCTAAGGATCCATCGCTTGTGGTACGCCGACGTACTCGTCCTTCCGCCCAAAATGGGTGGCGAAAAGTCCTCGTCTCCGTCGGTGTTGCGGGCGGTGTGTTCGCCGATACCAACGCTGCATGGATTCTTCCTTTTGTCAAACCGAGGTACGGAATTTACCGTCAACAGTGCGATTCTTTTCCGCGTTGGCAAATGGTCACGAGTCACACGGAGAAGACACGTTTTCGGGAACCCGCCAATCCCAAGACGCAGTTTTTGGAGTCGCTTGGATCCCTCGATACCTTGAACCCAGCGTCGCCGGGACAGACCAGCCTACTCGACCTACTCGTTGACTCGCAAGGAAATGTAGACGATAGAGAAAACGGTGATATcgaggacgacgataccCTTACGGTTCGTTCCGTAGTACACCCGGGACGCTGGGAGTCCATGATTGTCGTGGCCCCGGGTACGTGGAAGGTCGTTTACGCACCGCACATGACCAACTTCATTCAACCATTCTTGGGTCTGGAACGTCTCGATGTTTCCTATCTACTTACCGAAGACGGCACGATCGTCAGTCACGCCGTCTTTACCGGGCCCGTGATCGCGTCCGGTGCAAGTTGGTGGACGTGGCTCACACGCTCGGGACAGTCCGACCCGCCAACAGAGCCGTCCGCATCCGTTGCATTGTCCGTCAGTGGTACTTTCGGTTCAGTTTCCAATACTACCTGTCGCGTAGACTTTGATCAAGCGTGGGTGACTTTTCTGTCCAACTGTGGGAAAGACGGTGTTCCGGCAAACACGATCGATGCCGACACGTCCTTTTCCTCGGCCGCACCCGTTTCCTCGTCGGCATCACGCAATCAACCGGTCGCGTCCATTGTGCAAGTACCCGACTCGTGGTCCAAACGCCTCGTGACGACTTTAGGTCGTGCGGCCTTTGTCCCCCAGGTTTCCGTATTCCCCGTGGCATTTTTGGACGACAATCTGATTGTGTTTGATTTCGAACTACTAGGAACCCGCATTTGTGCTCGTAAACAGTGA
- a CDS encoding predicted protein — translation MGFQKELDDLSVKLQQQKELTDQESKRAQVYSARRSELENELSRLQSESAATIRDLENRYNAERDSRSDDLAVAKQRVEELQHESQQRVQEANKLGQEEVRRVKFDLQGRLENKEAELSKARTDLQGAEMDRKQNEARILALTDVNQSLQNVTKATFDLLNRIKKQIFGI, via the coding sequence ATGGGATTTCAGAAAGAGCTCGATGATCTATCGGTCAAGctgcaacagcaaaaggaACTAACGGATCAGGAATCGAAACGCGCCCAGGTTTACTCGGCACGCCGCAGCGAGCTCGAAAATGAATTGAGCCGTCTTCAAAGCGAGTCTGCTGCGACTATCCGAGATCTTGAGAATCGGTATAACGCGGAACGCGATTCTCGATCCGACGACCTCGCCGTCGCTAAGCAGAGAGTCGAAGAGCTGCAGCATGAAAGTCAGCAAAGGGTCCAGGAAGCCAACAAACTCGGACAAGAAGAGGTTCGACGCGTAAAGTTTGATTTGCAAGGTCGCCTCGAGAACAAGGAAGCAGAACTTAGCAAGGCTCGGACTGATCTACAAGGCGCCGAGATGGACCGGAAACAGAACGAGGCACGAATCTTGGCTCTGACTGATGTCAATCAAAGCCTCCAAAATGTTACCAAAGCTACTTTCGATCTTCTAAATCGAATCAAGAAGCAAATTTTTGGAATCTGA
- a CDS encoding predicted protein: protein MEAHSFAKFPYTLAPAAGVAGTGLDACVTAAGAGGVCGACIGIGAGPDRLSSSRFIEAHSLAKFPYTLAPAAGVAGTGFDACDTAAGAGGARGAGIGIGTGLDACVTAAGAGRACGAGIGIGAGPDRLSSSRFIEAHSLAKFPYTLAPAAGVAGTGLDACVTAAGAGGVCGACIGIGAGPDRLSSSRFIEAHSFAKFPYTLAPAAGVAGTGLDACVTAAGAGGARGAGIGIGAGPDPLSSSRFIEAHSFAKFPYTLAPADDETGTGLDACVTAAGAGRACGAGIGIGAGPDRLSSSRFIDAHSFAKFPYTLAPAAGVAGTGLDACVTAAGAGGVRGAGIGIGAGPDRLSSSRFIDAHSFAKFPYTLAPAAGVAGTGLDACDTAAGAGGVRGAGIGIGAGPDRLSSSRFIDAHSFAKFPYTLAPAAGVAGTGLDACDTAAGAGGVRGAGIGIGAGPDRLSSSRFIDAHSLAKFLYSL from the exons ATGGAAGCCCACTCCTTCGCCAAGTTTCCGTACACATTGGCACCAGCCGCCGGTGTAGCAGGTACCGGATTGGACGCCTGTgtcacagcagcaggagcCGGAGGAGTATGTGGAGCCTGCATCGGCATCGGCGCCGGACCCGACCGACTGTCGTCCTCACGATTCATCGAAGCCCACTCCTTAGCCAAGTTTCCGTACACATTGGCACCAGCCGCCGGTGTAGCAGGTACCGGATTCGACGCCTGTGACACAGCAGCAGGAGCCGGAGGAGCACGTGGAGccggcatcggcatcg GTACCGGATTGGACGCCTGTGTAACAGCAGCAGGAGCCGGAAGAGCATGTGGAGccggcatcggcatcggcGCCGGACCCGACCGACTGTCGTCCTCACGGTTCATCGAAGCCCACTCCTTAGCCAAGTTTCCGTACACATTGGCACCAGCCGCCGGTGTAGCAGGTACCGGATTGGACGCCTGTgtcacagcagcaggagcCGGAGGAGTATGTGGAGCCTGCATCGGCATCGGTGCCGGACCTGACCGACTATCGTCCTCGCGGTTCATCGAAGCCCACTCCTTTGCCAAGTTTCCGTACACATTGGCACCAGCCGCCGGTGTAGCAGGTACCGGATTGGACGCCTGTgtcacagcagcaggagcCGGAGGAGCACGTGGAGccggcatcggcatcggtGCCGGACCTGACCCACTATCGTCCTCGCGGTTCATCGAAGCCCACTCCTTTGCCAAGTTCCCGTACACATTGGCACCAGCCGATGATGAAACAGGTACCGGATTGGACGCCTGTGTAACAGCAGCAGGAGCCGGAAGAGCATGTGGAGccggcatcggcatcggcGCCGGACCCGACCGACTGTCGTCTTCACGGTTCATCGATGCCCACTCCTTCGCCAAGTTTCCGTACACATTGGCACCAGCCGCCGGTGTAGCAGGTACCGGATTGGACGCCTGTgtcacagcagcaggagcCGGAGGAGTACGTGGAGccggcatcggcatcggtGCCGGACCTGACCGACTATCGTCCTCACGGTTCATCGATGCCCACTCCTTCGCCAAGTTTCCGTACACATTGGCACCAGCCGCCGGTGTAGCAGGTACCGGATTGGACGCCTGTGACACAGCAGCAGGAGCCGGAGGAGTACGTGGAGccggcatcggcatcggtGCCGGACCTGACCGACTATCGTCCTCACGGTTCATCGATGCCCACTCCTTCGCCAAGTTTCCGTACACATTGGCACCAGCCGCCGGTGTAGCAGGTACCGGATTGGACGCCTGTGACACAGCAGCAGGAGCCGGAGGAGTACGTGGAGccggcatcggcatcggtGCCGGACCTGACCGACTATCGTCCTCACGGTTCATCGATGCCCACTCCTTGGCCAAGTTTTTGTATTCGTTGTGA
- a CDS encoding predicted protein: MLTMFTRLVRGGNRGDARTGRQCVGNVQVTVLVCLGIVLGRTLLIQQQVFNVPNDPTLLIQIDALLSALDTPRNRTTPTTSNGGNLTVSYNLKVSSPPLTNQSLLCDECLQIVQRAPRIKLAKTASRNTTSPALDEYHRLRRERRHPFQGALDAHGRSGFQYDVTSLRRNPPSFVESFPNLTAECLRRDDEYYALQRLRIHSPSPEQSITATQLSQSSTPARILCIVYSSEPFHHKLQAVRQTWAHKCDGFVAASNFTDPTFDAVNIVHNGPEQYNNIWQKVRSIWATIYELYYEDFDWFHHGVEDMWVMVENLRMYLESDEIRAAANGGVSNAPLLGNQSSSSPLVPSDQVPLYLGSRLARAANVQTLFNSGGPGYTLNKAALKLLVTEGLPVMYKDVVTSAEDVKVAEIFRQFRILPYPTHDRDGGERYHHFTPGLHYLPAMPKPHDWLDMWARPLGRRGGANHSSVYSIAFHQVKPDEMFRFHALVYGYCDNIDKK, encoded by the coding sequence ATGCTGACAATGTTCACTCGTCTAGTTCGAGGCGGCAATCGGGGCGACGCTAGGACTGGTAGACAATGCGTGGGTAATGTGCAGGTTACTGTACTGGTATGCCTAGGAATCGTGCTCGGCAGGACGCTGTTGATTCAACAGCAAGTCTTCAATGTACCGAATGATCCTACTCTGCTCATCCAGATAGATGCATTGCTCTCAGCGTTGGATACACCGAGAAACCGTACTACTCCAACTACTTCGAACGGTGGCAATCTGACTGTGTCTTACAACTTGAAAGTTTCCTCGCCACCTTTGACAAACCAATCCCTTTTGTGTGACGAATGTTTACAGATTGTTCAACGTGCACCCCGTATCAAGCTTGCTAAGACCGCCTCAAGGAATACAACATCTCCAGCTCTAGATGAGTATCATCGTCTTCGACGTGAGCGCAGACATCCCTTCCAAGGTGCCCTGGATGCCCATGGCCGGTCTGGTTTCCAATACGACGTGACCAGTTTACGACGGAACCCGCCCTCCTTCGTAGAAAGCTTTCCCAATCTCACGGCCGAGTGTCTCCGGCGCGACGACGAATACTACGCACTCCAAAGACTTCGGATTCATTCACCTTCACCAGAACAATCAATTACCGCCACTCAACTATCGCAATCGTCTACTCCGGCGAGAATACTTTGCATCGTCTACAGTAGCGAGCCATTTCATCACAAGCTGCAGGCCGTTCGACAGACCTGGGCTCATAAATGTGACGGCTTCGTTGCTGCGTCCAACTTTACCGACCCCACTTTCGATGCGGTCAACATCGTCCACAATGGTCCGGAACAGTACAACAATATATGGCAGAAGGTACGCTCCATTTGGGCTACGATATATGAGTTGTACTACGAGGATTTTGACTGGTTCCATCATGGCGTTGAAGATATGTGGGTTATGGTTGAAAATTTGCGTATGTATTTGGAAAGTGACGAGATTCGAGCCGCTGCCAACGGAGGCGTCTCCAACGCACCGTTGTTGGGCAACCAGTCCAGCAGCAGTCCACTCGTACCATCGGACCAAGTACCTCTGTATTTGGGCAGTCGTCTTGCTCGTGCCGCAAATGTTCAAACATTGTTCAACTCCGGTGGACCAGGGTACACACTCAATAAGGCCGCGTTGAAGCTACTGGTGACGGAGGGATTACCCGTCATGTACAAGGATGTGGTGACGTCTGCCGAAGACGTTAAAGTTGCGGAAATCTTTCGACAGTTTCGCATCCTTCCGTATCCGACACACGATCGTGATGGCGGAGAACGGTATCATCATTTTACTCCAGGTCTGCATTATCTGCCAGCCATGCCCAAGCCACACGACTGGCTTGACATGTGGGCACGACCCTTGGGACGCCGAGGTGGAGCCAATCACTCGTCCGTGTACAGCATTGCGTTCCACCAAGTCAAACCGGATGAAATGTTCCGATTCCATGCGCTTGTGTATGGTTATTGTGACAACATAGACAAGAAGTGA
- a CDS encoding predicted protein — protein sequence MSAYERAVRQQNPTPDPPVNPLPIKSTVAAIDSDANPWSQLAHEWGSINSDNDDGAGVATMAPPVFQPPSQGGNSLHSASATPISPSTNTPSLEELAIMSRDAKENLSRLEELESEIMDMIDSMKVKDATYQTTIRKLEQDSSVLQNTLQGQLQALQTEYQEFKATASQQSQADRQATVAAQAAWQRQVQDLQATVQQYKQTALEESQSLQDMVTLKTKLENQLLDLQKESTLMIDEFRTKFFAERDARYREVQKAQEDIGRMELQTRDMLLDALNEGQQQLNREWTDYTFQLIQKTEEVLESQNALEQASEGLRQKDAQLADLQAHTAYMQSLADGSLQLLHKVHDETLGGPLSTEAVDLPTLQQRVGAMVETFKAKDADYRSTMQRLQSEYGQKEAALQQQLQKLEAEYQQFQTRTRDDHTQELQAASEVQSRLQREVAELQTKLTQQVELTKTESEKAAQFFQRRLETERELAILKTNSTKAMDEFKALYEAEQKARLKEQRLAYERFQEMFRTGRRWVRDAYKDRQEEVKKVSESLSTELKAKDKELRKTKGSLGWSATFLIALALCVPVYVGLEVPPAVWDTGRSVGSAASTLKERAFPESSTGAASSKALPIGPERVKQERSKPSSATPAVRIKADDEPRGAPSQASPEPVETTESARSAEPLTETVKSIEVVTTRVSPKKSLKKLSSDSIPWGEYSEEFVKSYAKQ from the coding sequence ATGTCCGCCTATGAACGTGCCGTACGACAGCAAAATCCAACACCGGATCCTCCGGTCAATCCTCTTCCTATAAAGTCAACAGTAGCGGCGATCGACAGCGACGCGAATCCCTGGAGTCAACTGGCACACGAGTGGGGAAGTATCAATAGCGACAATGATGATGGTGCCGGGGTTGCTACGATGGCACCACCAGTCTTTCAACCGCCGAGTCAAGGCGGTAATTCCCTCCACAGTGCATCCGCGACCCCCATATCTCCCTCTACAAACACACCATCTTTGGAAGAACTCGCGATCATGAGCCGCGACGCCAAAGAAAACTTATCCCGCCTCGAAGAACTGGAGTCGGaaatcatggacatgatCGATAGTATGAAAGTCAAAGACGCTACGTACCAGACTACCATTCGCAAACTGGAACAGGACTCTTCCGTCCTACAAAATACGCTACAGGGCCAACTGCAGGCCCTTCAAACGGAATACCAGGAGTTCAAGGCCACCGCATCGCAGCAATCTCAGGCCGATCGGCAAGCCACCGTGGCGGCACAAGCGGCGTGGCAACGCCAGGTCCAGGACCTGCAAGCAACGGTGCAACAGTACAAACAGACCGCCTTGGAGGAATCACAAAGCCTTCAAGATATGGTAACGCTCAAGACCAAACTGGAAAATCAACTTTTGGACCTGCAAAAGGAATCCACACTTATGATTGACGAATTCCGTACCAAATTCTTTGCCGAACGGGACGCCCGCTATCGTGAAGTCCAAAAGGCGCAAGAAGATATTGGTAGAATGGAACTGCAAACCCGCGATATGCTCCTTGATGCCTTGAACGAAGGCCAGCAGCAGTTGAATCGGGAATGGACGGACTATACATTTCAACTCATTCAAAAAACGGAAGAGGTCCTGGAATCGCAGAATGCGTTGGAACAAGCCAGCGAAGGATTACGCCAAAAGGATGCCCAATTGGCCGACTTACAGGCGCACACGGCCTATATGCAGAGTTTGGCCGACGGAAGTTTGCAGCTTCTGCATAAAGTTCACGATGAAACCCTCGGTGGACCCCTGTCGACGGAAGCGGTAGATTTGCCAACTTTACAACAACGAGTCGGCGCCATGGTCGAGACCTTTAAAGCCAAGGATGCCGACTACCGCAGCACAATGCAACGATTGCAGTCAGAATACGGTCAAAAAGAGGCGGCCCTGCAGCAACAGCTGCAAAAGTTGGAGGCAGAGTATCAGCAATTTCAGACACGGACACGAGACGATCACACGCAGGAGTTACAGGCTGCGAGTGAAGTTCAGTCTCGTTTGCAACGGGAAGTGGCCGAGTTGCAGACGAAACTGACGCAACAAGTGGAACTCACCAAAACGGAAAGCGAAAAAGCGGCCCAGTTTTTTCAACGAAGACTGGAAACGGAACGGGAATTAGCCATCCTCAAGACTAACTCTACGAAGGCGATGGACGAATTCAAGGCCTTGTACGAAGCCGAACAAAAAGCACGACTAAAGGAACAGCGATTGGCGTACGAACGCTTTCAGGAAATGTTTCGCACAGGGCGACGCTGGGTGCGCGATGCCTATAAGGACCGACAGGAGGAAGTCAAGAAAGTTTCCGAAAGCCTGTCGACAGAGTTGAAAGCTAAAGATAAAGAGCTACGTAAAACGAAGGGATCGCTGGGATGGAGCGCCACGTTTTTGATTGCATTGGCCCTGTGTGTCCCAGTGTACGTTGGCTTGGAAGTGCCTCCCGCGGTGTGGGACACCGGACGGTCGGTCGGATCCGCGGCGTCGACTCTGAAGGAACGTGCGTTTCCCGAATCAAGTACCGGCGCGGCTAGTAGCAAGGCTCTTCCGATTGGACCGGAACGTGTGAAACAGGAACGTTCGAAACCTTCGTCAGCAACTCCGGCCGTTCGTATCAAAGCAGACGACGAGCCTCGTGGAGCACCTTCGCAGGCATCTCccgagcctgtcgaaaccACCGAATCAGCGAGATCAGCCGAGCCTTTGACGGAAACAGTTAAATCCATAGAAGTTGTGACTACAAGGGTTTCCCCCAAGAAATCGCTGAAGAAGTTGTCATCCGACAGTATCCCTTGGGGTGAGTATTCCGAGGAGTTTGTAAAGAGCTACGCTAAGCAATAA